The following are from one region of the Acomys russatus chromosome 32, mAcoRus1.1, whole genome shotgun sequence genome:
- the Lsmem2 gene encoding leucine-rich single-pass membrane protein 2 isoform X1, which produces MLSGLAWWQIPNCCGLRSMSCLVANKQRNAWLWAWEHIRSLMHRLSLWNPGSKLRVIPEVVGNLEPNVTDAVLTMQNQRNRGTLAPNHVEEVHLHRVESISDLHSGGSLRPYLAEEAQPWEELLGVLPPSLCTQAGCSPTCGRGGFLLLLTLLVFTCLALAILAVYLSVLQSESLRVLAHTLRTQEETLLKLRLASLSQLRRLNSSEARAPS; this is translated from the exons ATGTTATCAGGTCTAGCCTGGTGGCAAATTCCCAATTGCTGTGGGCTTAGGTCGATGAGCTGTTTGGTAGCCAATAAACAAAGGAATGCCTGGCTGTGGGCATGGGAGCACATCAGGAGCCTTATGCACAGACTAAGCCTTTGGAACCCTGGATCCAAACTAAGAGTCATTCCTGAAGTTGTAGGGAATTTGGAACCAAATGTCACAG ATGCTGTACTGACAATGCAGAACCAAAGGAACAGGGGAACACTGGCTCCTAACCACGTTGAGGAGGTGCATCTGCACCGAGTGGAGTCCATCAGTGACCTACACAGTGGAG GCTCACTAAGGCCCTATCTGGCTGAAGAGGCACAGCCATGGGAAGAGCTTCTGGGTGTCTTGCCACCATCACTGTGCACCCAAGCTGGCTGCAGCCCCACGTGTGGCCGTGGGGGGTTCCTACTGCTATTGACACTGCTGGTGTTCACCTGCCTGGCACTAGCCATCCTGGCTGTCTACCTAAGTG TGCTGCAGAGTGAATCCCTGAGGGTCTTGGCACACACACTGCGCACACAAGAGGAGACTCTGCTCAAATTGCGTCTGGCTAGCCTCAGCCAGCTGAGGAGGCTCAACTCCAGCGAAGCTCGGGCACCCAGCTGA
- the Hyal3 gene encoding LOW QUALITY PROTEIN: hyaluronidase-3 (The sequence of the model RefSeq protein was modified relative to this genomic sequence to represent the inferred CDS: inserted 1 base in 1 codon; substituted 1 base at 1 genomic stop codon) — MTMQLGLTLVVGLGLCLMHGQSLLQAPERPFSVLWNIPSARCKARFGVHLPFRALGIKANHGQHFHGQNITIFYKNQFGLYPYFGPRGTAHNGGIPQAVSLDHHLAQAAHQILHSLGPSFAGLAVLDWEEWCPQWAGNWGPHRQVYQAASWAWAQEMFPDLDPQEQLRKAHTGFEQAARALMEYTLQLGQTLCPHGFWGFYRXYPARGNGWHKMASNYTGHCHAAIITQNTQLRWLWAASGALYPSIYLPPRLPPAYRQAFVRHRLEEAFRVALTGHAHPLPVLPYARLTHRSSGRVLSLDDLMQTIGLSAALGAAGVVLWGDLSFSSSEEECWHLHDYLVGTLGPYVINVTKAXCHGHGRCARKDPGQMEAFLHLQPGDSLGAWRSFRCRCYSGWAGPTCKEAEPEPKETT, encoded by the exons ATGACCATGCAGCTAGGCCTGACTCTGGTGGTAGGGTTAGGCCTGTGCTTGATGCATGGCCAGTCTTTGCTGCAGGCTCCTGAGCGCCCCTTTTCTGTGCTGTGGAATATACCCTCAGCAAGATGTAAGGCCCGCTTTGGTGTGCATCTACCATTCCGCGCCCTCGGCATTAAAGCCAACCATGGCCAGCATTTTCATGGCCAAAACATCACCATCTTCTACAAGAACCAGTTTGGTCTTTATCCTTACTTTGGACCTAGAGGTACAGCCCACAATGGGGGCATCCCTCAGGCTGTGTCGCTAGATCACCACTTGGCACAAGCTGCCCACCAGATCCTCCACAGCCTAGGACCTAGTTTTGCTGGCTTGGCAGTGCTAGACTGGGAAGAGTGGtgtccacaatgggctgggaacTGGGGCCCCCATCGGCAAGTCTACCAAGCAGCCTCCTGGGCTTGGGCACAGGAGATGTTCCCTGACTTGGACCCTCAGGAACAGCTCCGCAAAGCCCATACTGGTTTTGAGCAAGCTGCCCGTGCACTGATGGAATACACACTGCAGCTGGGCCAGACACTTTGCCCACACGGGTTCTGGGGCTTTTATCGATGATACCCAGCCCGTGGCAACGGCTGGCATAAAATGGCTTCCAACTATACAGGCCATTGCCACGCAGCCATCATTACCCAAAACACCCAACTGCGTTGGCTCTGGGCCGCTTCTGGTGCCCTCTACCCTAGCATCTACCTCCCACCCAGACTGCCACCTGCCTACCGTCAGGCCTTCGTCCGACACCGGCTGGAGGAGGCCTTCCGTGTAGCCCTCACTGGGCATGCACATCCTCTACCTGTTCTGCCCTATGCTCGCCTCACACACCGGAGCTCTGGGAGAGTCTTGTCTCTG GATGACCTGATGCAGACGATTGGTCTGAGTGCAGCACTGGGAGCCGCCGGAGTGGTGCTCTGGGGAGACCTGAGCTTTTCCAGCTCTGAG gaGGAGTGCTGGCATCTCCATGACTACCTAGTGGGCACGTTAGGGCCCTATGTGATCAATGTGACTAAGG GTTGCCACGGCCATGGTCGCTGTGCCCGGAAAGACCCAGGACAAATGGAAGCCTTTCTGCACCTTCAGCCAGGTGACAGTCTTGGAGCCTGGAGGTCCTTCAGATGCCGCTGTTACTCGGGCTGGGCTGGCCCTACCTGCAAGGAGGCTGAACCTGAGCCCAAGGAGACAACATAG
- the Hyal1 gene encoding hyaluronidase-1 isoform X2 has protein sequence MLSLTQHGQEIQRKEPFSPEVSSDRPHATMAHLPHICPVFLTLLHLAQGSSGSILPSQPFITIWNGDTYNCLQNYGVDVDVSVFDVIANKEQSFRGPNMTLFYRWQLGTYPYYNTPTGEPVFGGLPQNASLATHLAHTFQDIKAAIPEPDFSGLAVIDWEEWRPRWAFNWDSKDIYRQRSLELVRAEHPDWPETLVEAVAQDQFQEAAQAWMAGTLQLGQVLRPRGLWGYYGFPDCYNYDFLSSNYTGQCPLSISEQNDQLGWLWNQSYALYPSIYLPAALMGTGKTKMYVRHRVQEAFRVAIASKDPNVPIVPYVQIFYEMTDHLLPLEELERSLGEAAAQGAAGAVLWVSSEKTKSKELCQAIKEYMDSTLGPFIVNVTSAALLCSKALCSSHGRCVRHPRYPETLLTLNPVSFSIQLTHEGRPQSSKGSLSPKDRAQMAMKFQCRCYRGWSGRWCEKPAMW, from the exons ATGCTGAGCCTTACACAGCATGGTCAGGAAATTCAGAGAAAGGAACCCTTCAGTCCTGAG GTTTCCTCAGACCGGCCCCATGCCACTATGGCCCACCTGCCTCACATCTGTCCTGTCTTCCTGACCTTGCTCCACTTGGCCCAAGGCTCCAGCGGTTCCATCTTACCCAGCCAGCCGTTCATCACTATCTGGAATGGTGACACCTACAATTGCCTGCAGAATTATGGAGTGGATGTGGATGTCAGTGTCTTTGATGTGATCGCCAACAAGGAGCAGAGCTTCCGCGGCCCTAACATGACTCTTTTCTACAGGTGGCAATTGGGCACCTACCCCTACTATAATACACCCACCGGGGAACCAGTATTTGGTGGCCTGCCCCAGAATGCCAGCCTGGCTACCCACCTCGCTCACACATTCCAGGACATCAAGGCTGCCATACCTGAACCTGACTTCTCAGGACTGGCAGTCATTGATTGGGAGGAATGGCGCCCACGGTGGGCCTTCAACTGGGACAGCAAAGACATTTATCGACAGCGCTCTTTGGAGCTGGTCCGTGCAGAGCACCCTGACTGGCCAGAAACTTTAGTGGAGGCAGTAGCCCAGGACCAGTTCCAGGAAGCAGCACAGGCCTGGATGGCAGGCACCCTTCAACTTGGGCAGGTACTGCGACCCCGTGGCCTCTGGGGCTACTATGGCTTCCCTGACTGCTACAACTATGATTTTTTAAGTTCCAACTACACAGGCCAGTGCCCACTAAGCATCAGTGAGCAGAATGACCAACTAGGGTGGTTGTGGAACCAGAGCTATGCCCTCTATCCCAGCATCTACTTGCCTGCAGCACTGATGGGCACAGGGAAGACAAAAATGTATGTTCGACACCGTGTGCAAGAGGCGTTCCGTGTAGCTATAGCTTCCAAAGACCCCAACGTGCCCATAGTGCCCTACGTCCAGATCTTCTATGAAATGACAGATCATCTTCTGCCCCTG GAGGAGCTGGAACGCAGCCTGGGGGAGGCTGCAGCTCAGGGAGCAGCAGGAGCGGTACTCTGGGTGAGCTcggaaaaaaccaaaagcaag GAATTATGCCAGGCCATTAAAGAGTATATGGATTCCACACTTGGGCCCTTCATCGTGAACGTGACCAGTGCCGCTCTTTTGTGCAGTAAAGCTCTGTGTTCCAGCCATGGTCGCTGTGTCCGCCATCCCCGTTATCCTGAGACTCTCCTCACCCTCAACCCTGTCAGTTTTTCCATTCAGCTAACACACGAAGGCAGGCCCCAGAGCTCCAAGGGTAGCCTCTCACCTAAGGATCGGGCGCAGATGGCTATGAAATTCCAGTGTCGATGCTACCGTGGATGGAGTGGGAGGTGGTGTGAGAAGCCGGCTATGTGGTGA
- the Naa80 gene encoding N-alpha-acetyltransferase 80 yields the protein MELILSTSPAKLTLDPACQPELTLSFNQTKLTLDPAHQPELLLSPRLAELTLDSTCRPEMSLRSGPAELTLEPEHKAEKTPALNPAELTLEPVHCRPELLSACADLINDQWPRSRASRLHSLGQSSDAFPLCLMLLSPHPTPGTAPIVVGHARLSRVLDHPHSLLVETVVVARALRGRGFGRRLMEGLEVFARARGFRRLHLTTHDQLYFYAHLGYQLGEPVQGLVFASRRLPTTLLRAFSKTPCPQAPGKEPILAAQAVPRSSKGPPLPPPPPLPQSMTTSPPPSPGPLPPSLLETQYRDLKGCPIFWMEKDI from the coding sequence ATGGAGCTGATCCTGAGTACCAGCCCAGCAAAGCTGACTCTAGATCCTGCATGCCAGCCAGAGCTGACCCTGAGTTTCAACCAGACCAAGCTAACCCTGGATCCTGCACACCAGCCAGAGCTGTTGCTGAGTCCCAGGCTAGCTGAGCTGACCCTGGATTCTACATGCCGCCCAGAGATGAGCCTCAGATCTGGCCCAGCTGAGCTTACCCTGGAGCCTGAACACAAGGCAGAGAAGACCCCTGCCCTCAACCCGGCTGAGTTGACCCTGGAGCCTGTGCACTGCCGACCCGAGCTGCTGAGTGCCTGTGCTGACCTCATCAATGACCAGTGGCCACGAAGTCGCGCCTCCCGCCTCCACTCCCTGGGCCAGTCCTCAGATGCCTTCCCCCTCTGCCTGATGCTGCTGAGCCCTCATCCCACACCTGGAACCGCCCCTATCGTGGTGGGCCATGCCCGCTTATCCCGGGTGCTGGACCATCCCCACAGCCTCTTAGTGGAGACAGTGGTGGTAGCCCGTGCTCTGCGGGGCCGTGGCTTTGGTCGCCGCCTCATGGAGGGCTTGGAGGTCTTTGCCCGAGCCCGGGGCTTCCGACGGCTGCACCTCACCACTCATGACCAGCTATACTTCTATGCCCACCTGGGCTACCAACTGGGCGAGCCTGTGCAGGGTTTGGTCTTCGCCAGCCGTCGCCTGCCCACCACCCTCCTACGTGCCTTCTCTAAGACACCATGCCCCCAGGCACCCGGCAAGGAGCCCATCCTAGCTGCCCAAGCTGTCCCAAGGAGCTCCAAGGGACCCCCATTGCCaccacctcctcccctaccccagtCAATGACTACCTCACCCCCTCCGTCACCAGGGCCCCTTCCTCCAAGCCTGCTAGAGACTCAGTACCGAGATCTGAAGGGGTGCCCTATATTCTGGATGGAAAAAGACATCTGA
- the Ifrd2 gene encoding interferon-related developmental regulator 2, translated as MPRARKGNALRKGGQRRGGGARSSAQADSGSSDEEAASEARSTTSECPSLLSATAEDCLGGEAVDEQSQQETLEEKLKDHVDCLTDKSAKTRQGALESLRLALASRLLPDFLLERSLTLADALEKCLKKGKGEEQALAAAVLGLLCVQLGPGPKGEELFHSLQPLLISVLSDSTASPAARRHCASALGLGCYVAATDVQDLVSCLACLEGVFSWSCGTSGSAAAALVPASLHGLLCAALQAWALLLTICPGTHINHILDRQLPRLPQLLSSESVNLRIAAGEAIALLFELARDLEEDFAYEDMEALCSALRTLATDSNKYRAKIDRRRQRSIFRAVLQFVEGGECEEETIRFGLEVLYIDSWARHRIYTAFKDVLGSGMHYHLQNNELLRDIFGLGPVLVLDAAALKACKISRFEKHLYNAAAFKARTKARSRARDKRADIL; from the exons ATGCCTCGCGCTCGTAAGGGCAATGCGCTCCGCAAGGGCGGTCAACGCCGTGGAGGAG GTGCCAGGAGCAGTGCCCAGGCCGACTCGGGTTCCAGTGATGAGGAAGCGGCCAGCGAGGCCCGGAGCACCACCAGCGAATGTCCCAGCCTGCTCAGCGCCACCGCAGAGGACTGCCTGG GTGGGGAAGCAGTGGATGAGCAGAGCCAGCAGGAAACCCTGGAGGAAAAGCTGAAGGACCACGTGGACTGCCTGACTGACAAGAG tgccaaGACCCGGCAAGGAGCTCTGGAGAGCCTGCGCCTGGCCCTGGCCTCCCGCCTGCTTCCTGACTTCTTGCTGGAGCGCAGCCTCACGCTGGCGGATGCCCTGGAAAAGTGCCTTAAGAAAG GGAAGGGTGAAGAACAGGCTCTGGCGGCTGCTGTACTAGGCCTGCTCTGTGTGCAGTTGGGCCCTGGACCCAAGGGCGAGGAGCTGTTCCACAGTCTGCAGCCCCTGCTAATCTCGGTGCTCAGTGACAGTACGGCGAGCCCCGCTGCCAGGCGCCAT TGTGCTTCTGCTCTTGGCTTGGGCTGCTATGTAGCTGCCACTGATGTCCAG GACCTGGTCTCCTGCCTGGCCTGCTTGGAAGGTGTTTTCAGCTGGTCCTGCGGCACTAGTGGCTCTGCTGCTGCAGCTCTGGTTCCTGCCAGCCTACATGGCCTGCTCTGTGCTGCCCTGCAGGCCTGGGCATTGCTGCTCACCATCTGTCCTGGTACCCACATCAACCATATCCTTGACAG GCAGCTGCCCCGGCTGCCCCAGCTCTTGTCCAGTGAAAGTGTGAACCTGCGGATTGCTGCTGGTGAAGCCATCGCGCTGCTCTTTGAGCTCGCCCGGGACCTTGAG GAGGACTTTGCTTATGAGGACATGGAGGCTCTCTGCAGTGCTCTGCGTACCCTAGCCACTGACAGCAATAAGTACCGGGCCAAGATTGACCGTCGACGCCAGCGCTCCATTTTCCGTGCTGTGCTGCAGTTCGTtgag GGCGGTGAGTGTGAGGAGGAAACAATCCGTTTTGGACTGGAAGTGCTCTACATAGACAGCTGGGCTCGCCACCGAATCTACACAGCCTTCAAGGATGTGTTGGGCTCCGGCATGCACTATCACCTCCAG AACAATGAGCTGCTCCGTGACATCTTTGGCCTGGGCCCTGTGCTAGTGCTGGATGCCGCTGCCCTGAAGGCCTGCAAGATTTCACGTTTTGAAAAG CACCTGTACAATGCTGCAGCCTTCAAAGCCCGGACCAAGGCCCGGAGTCGTGCAAGGGACAAGCGGGCAGACATCCTGTGA
- the Lsmem2 gene encoding leucine-rich single-pass membrane protein 2 isoform X2, with protein MPEESQEDAVLTMQNQRNRGTLAPNHVEEVHLHRVESISDLHSGGSLRPYLAEEAQPWEELLGVLPPSLCTQAGCSPTCGRGGFLLLLTLLVFTCLALAILAVYLSVLQSESLRVLAHTLRTQEETLLKLRLASLSQLRRLNSSEARAPS; from the exons ATGCCTGAGGAGAGCCAAGAAG ATGCTGTACTGACAATGCAGAACCAAAGGAACAGGGGAACACTGGCTCCTAACCACGTTGAGGAGGTGCATCTGCACCGAGTGGAGTCCATCAGTGACCTACACAGTGGAG GCTCACTAAGGCCCTATCTGGCTGAAGAGGCACAGCCATGGGAAGAGCTTCTGGGTGTCTTGCCACCATCACTGTGCACCCAAGCTGGCTGCAGCCCCACGTGTGGCCGTGGGGGGTTCCTACTGCTATTGACACTGCTGGTGTTCACCTGCCTGGCACTAGCCATCCTGGCTGTCTACCTAAGTG TGCTGCAGAGTGAATCCCTGAGGGTCTTGGCACACACACTGCGCACACAAGAGGAGACTCTGCTCAAATTGCGTCTGGCTAGCCTCAGCCAGCTGAGGAGGCTCAACTCCAGCGAAGCTCGGGCACCCAGCTGA
- the Sema3b gene encoding semaphorin-3B, giving the protein MGRAEAAAMIPGLALLWAAGLGDAAPNLPRLRLSFQELQVQHGVRTFRLERTCCYEALLVDEERGRLFVGAENHVASLSLDNISKRAKKLAWPAPVEWREECNWAGKDIGTECMNFVKLLHAYNHTHLLACGTGAFHPTCAFVEVGHQLEEPVLRLDLRKLEDGKGKSPYDPRHRAASVLVGDELYSGVAADLMGRDFTIFRSLGQNPSLRTEPHDSRWLNEPKFVKVFWIPESENPDDDKIYFFFRESAVEAAPAMGRMTVSRVGQICRNDLGGQRSLVNKWTTFLKARLVCSVPGVEGDTHFDQLQDVFLLSSRDRQTSLLYAIFSTSSGIFQGSAVCVYSMNDVRRAFLGPFAHKEGPTHQWVSYQGRVPYPRPGMCPSKTFGTFSSTKDFPDDVIQFARNHPLMYNSVLPMGGRPLFLQVGAGYTFTQIAADRVAAADGHYDVLFIGTDVGTVLKVISVPKGSRPNSEGLLLEELQVFEDSAAITSMQISSKRHQLYVASPSAVAQIALHRCTALGRACAECCLARDPYCAWDGSACTRFQSTAKRRFRRQDVRNGDPSTLCPGDSSHPALLERKVLGVERGSAFLECEPRSLQAHVEWTFHRAGEAAHTQVLAEERVERTARGLLLRGLRRQDSGVYLCVAVEQGFSQPLRRLVLHVLSAVQAERLARTEETAAPAPPGPKLWYRDFLQLVEPGGGGGGGVTSLRMCRPQSGPHSVAAESRRKGRNRRMHVSELRAERGPRSAAHW; this is encoded by the exons ATGGGGCGGGCCGAGGCCGCCGCCATGATCCCAGGCCTGGCCCTTCTCTGGGCAGCAGGGCTGGGGGATGCTGCCCCTAACCTTCCCCGCCTTCGGCTCTCCTTTCAAG AATTACAGGTGCAGCATGGTGTCCGAACCTTCAGGCTGGAACGGACCTGCTGTTATGAGGCCTTGCTGGTGGACGAGGAGCGTGGACGCCtgtttgtgggtgctgagaaccatgTGGCTTCCCTCAGCCTGGACAACATCAGCAAGAGAGCCAAGAAG CTGGCCTGGCCGGCCCCTGTGGAATGGCGAGAAGAGTGCAACTGGGCAGGGAAGGACATTGGT ACCGAGTGCATGAACTTCGTGAAGCTGCTACACGCCTATAACCACACCCATTTGCTGGCCTGCGGCACTGGGGCCTTCCACCCAACCTGTGCATTTGTGGAAGTGGGCCACCAGCTGGAG GAACCCGTGCTCCGACTGGACCTGAGGAAGCTGGAGGACGGCAAGGGGAAGAGTCCTTACGACCCGAGGCACCGAGCTGCCTCCGTGCTGGTGG GGGACGAGCTGTACTCAGGGGTGGCGGCGGACCTCATGGGCCGAGACTTTACCATCTTTCGCAGCCTGGGTCAGAATCCGAGTCTCCGGACAGAGCCCCATGATTCCCGCTGGCTCAATG AACCCAAGTTTGTCAAGGTCTTCTGGATCCCAGAGAGCGAGAACCCTGATGACGATAAGATCTATTTCTTCTTCCGTGAGTCCGCAGTGGAAGCAGCACCAGCAATGGGACGCATGACAGTGTCTCGCGTTGGCCAGATCTGCCGG AATGACCTGGGCGGCCAGCGCAGCTTGGTCAACAAATGGACCACATTTCTGAAGGCGCGGCTTGTGTGCTCGGTACCTGGAGTGGAGGGTGACACCCACTTTGACCAACTTC AGGATGTGTTCCTTTTGTCCTCTCGGGACCGCCAGACGTCACTTCTCTATGCCATCTTCTCCACCTCCAG TGGCATCTTCCAgggctctgctgtgtgtgtgtacagcatgAATGATGTGCGCCGAGCCTTCTTGGGACCTTTTGCTCACAAGGAGGGACCTACACATCAGTGGGTGTCCTACCAGGGTCGCGTCCCCTACCCACGACCTGGCATG TGCCCCAGCAAGACTTTTGGCACCTTCAGCTCCACCAAGGACTTCCCAGATGATGTAATTCAATTTGCTCGGAACCACCCTCTCATGTACAACTCCGTCCTGCCGATGGGGGGGCGCCCTCTCTTCCTACAAGTGGGAGCAGGCTACACCTTCACCCAGATCGCTGCAGACCGAGTAGCAGCTGCTGACGGACACTACGATGTTCTCTTCATTGGTACAG ATGTGGGCACCGTGCTGAAAGTGATCTCAGTCCCCAAGGGCAGCCGACCTAACTCTGAAGGACTTCTCCTGGAAGAGCTGCAGGTGTTTGAG GACTCTGCCGCCATCACCAGCATGCAGATCTCCTCTAAAAGG CACCAACTCTACGTGGCATCACCCAGCGCAGTGGCCCAGATTGCTTTGCACCGTTGCACTGCCCTTGGCCGCGCATGTGCAGAATGCTGCCTGGCCCGTGACCCTTACTGTGCCTGGGATGGGTCAGCCTGCACACGCTTCCAGTCTACTGCCAAGAG GCGGTTCCGGAGGCAAGATGTAAGGAACGGTGACCCCAGCACCCTGTGCCCCGGGG ACTCCTCTCATCCTGCGCTGCTGGAGAGAAAGGTCTTAGGTGTGGAGAGAGGCAGTGCTTTTCTAGAGTGTGAGCCCCGCTCGCTCCAGGCCCATGTGGAGTGGACCTTCCATCGTGCAGGGGAGGCAGCCCACACCCAG GTGCTGGCTGAGGAGCGCGTTGAGCGGACTGCACGGGGGCTGCTGTTGCGTGGTCTGCGGCGCCAGGACTCTGGCGTGTATCTGTGCGTGGCAGTTGAGCAAGGCTTTTCACAGCCACTGCGTCGCCTGGTACTTCATGTCCTGAGTGCGGTACAGGCTGAACGACTGGCACGGACCGAGGAGACGGCAGCCCCCGCACCACCAGGCCCTAAACTCTGGTACCGGGACTTCCTGCAGCTGGTGGAGCCAGGCGGCGGCGGAGGTGGAGGCGTGACCTCCCTGCGAATGTGCCGCCCGCAGTCAGGGCCCCACTCTGTGGCCGCAGAATCTCGTCGTAAGGGTCGCAACAGGCGGATGCATGTCTCTGAGCTGCGTGCTGAGCGTGGACCACGTAGCGCAGCACACTGGTGA
- the Hyal1 gene encoding hyaluronidase-1 isoform X1 translates to MAHLPHICPVFLTLLHLAQGSSGSILPSQPFITIWNGDTYNCLQNYGVDVDVSVFDVIANKEQSFRGPNMTLFYRWQLGTYPYYNTPTGEPVFGGLPQNASLATHLAHTFQDIKAAIPEPDFSGLAVIDWEEWRPRWAFNWDSKDIYRQRSLELVRAEHPDWPETLVEAVAQDQFQEAAQAWMAGTLQLGQVLRPRGLWGYYGFPDCYNYDFLSSNYTGQCPLSISEQNDQLGWLWNQSYALYPSIYLPAALMGTGKTKMYVRHRVQEAFRVAIASKDPNVPIVPYVQIFYEMTDHLLPLEELERSLGEAAAQGAAGAVLWVSSEKTKSKELCQAIKEYMDSTLGPFIVNVTSAALLCSKALCSSHGRCVRHPRYPETLLTLNPVSFSIQLTHEGRPQSSKGSLSPKDRAQMAMKFQCRCYRGWSGRWCEKPAMW, encoded by the exons ATGGCCCACCTGCCTCACATCTGTCCTGTCTTCCTGACCTTGCTCCACTTGGCCCAAGGCTCCAGCGGTTCCATCTTACCCAGCCAGCCGTTCATCACTATCTGGAATGGTGACACCTACAATTGCCTGCAGAATTATGGAGTGGATGTGGATGTCAGTGTCTTTGATGTGATCGCCAACAAGGAGCAGAGCTTCCGCGGCCCTAACATGACTCTTTTCTACAGGTGGCAATTGGGCACCTACCCCTACTATAATACACCCACCGGGGAACCAGTATTTGGTGGCCTGCCCCAGAATGCCAGCCTGGCTACCCACCTCGCTCACACATTCCAGGACATCAAGGCTGCCATACCTGAACCTGACTTCTCAGGACTGGCAGTCATTGATTGGGAGGAATGGCGCCCACGGTGGGCCTTCAACTGGGACAGCAAAGACATTTATCGACAGCGCTCTTTGGAGCTGGTCCGTGCAGAGCACCCTGACTGGCCAGAAACTTTAGTGGAGGCAGTAGCCCAGGACCAGTTCCAGGAAGCAGCACAGGCCTGGATGGCAGGCACCCTTCAACTTGGGCAGGTACTGCGACCCCGTGGCCTCTGGGGCTACTATGGCTTCCCTGACTGCTACAACTATGATTTTTTAAGTTCCAACTACACAGGCCAGTGCCCACTAAGCATCAGTGAGCAGAATGACCAACTAGGGTGGTTGTGGAACCAGAGCTATGCCCTCTATCCCAGCATCTACTTGCCTGCAGCACTGATGGGCACAGGGAAGACAAAAATGTATGTTCGACACCGTGTGCAAGAGGCGTTCCGTGTAGCTATAGCTTCCAAAGACCCCAACGTGCCCATAGTGCCCTACGTCCAGATCTTCTATGAAATGACAGATCATCTTCTGCCCCTG GAGGAGCTGGAACGCAGCCTGGGGGAGGCTGCAGCTCAGGGAGCAGCAGGAGCGGTACTCTGGGTGAGCTcggaaaaaaccaaaagcaag GAATTATGCCAGGCCATTAAAGAGTATATGGATTCCACACTTGGGCCCTTCATCGTGAACGTGACCAGTGCCGCTCTTTTGTGCAGTAAAGCTCTGTGTTCCAGCCATGGTCGCTGTGTCCGCCATCCCCGTTATCCTGAGACTCTCCTCACCCTCAACCCTGTCAGTTTTTCCATTCAGCTAACACACGAAGGCAGGCCCCAGAGCTCCAAGGGTAGCCTCTCACCTAAGGATCGGGCGCAGATGGCTATGAAATTCCAGTGTCGATGCTACCGTGGATGGAGTGGGAGGTGGTGTGAGAAGCCGGCTATGTGGTGA